GTAGTTTTGTTAATTAATCATAATTGAAGCAAATTAACCAAACTTTTCCTAATCCTCAAGCTAAGAAAAACAACAGACGATGTGTCATTCTAACTAAAGTAGGTTAAGTTAAGATAGCGAAATCGAAGAAGAGCTATGAGTTTAGCAAGATTTAAAAGCAGAAAGTATTAATATTCTTAAGTAGAATCGCGTTTTAATGTCACAACTATAGAATAAATTGTAATCATTTAATTTATTTGTATTGGCGTACTTTGCGCCTAACTCAAAAAGTATGAGCGTAGTTTTAGAAGTAGATAATCAAGTTTATAGCGCCGAAGATTTAGTTCCGCTGCTAAGTCAGTACCAGATGCTACCTAAGCTGGCACAAGAAATTCTGATTGATCGACTAATTGCTGAGGTTGAGTGTACTGAAGAAGAAAATACCTCAACCCTTAATCAGTTTTGTCAACAAAATCAATTAACCTCAGACGAACAGGTGGAAGATTGGCTGAATAAACAGGGAATGAGCCGTGAGCAGTTGCAGAAGCTTATTACCAAAAGACTAAGACTTGAAAAGTTTAAGCAAGTTAATTGCAACGATCAGGTTGATGCCCATTTTATTAAACGCAAGTCGCAGCTCGATCGTGTCGTTTATTCTTTAATTCGGGTAGAAAGACCAGAAATAGCACAAGAACTATATTTCCGTATAAAAGATGACGAAAACACTTTTAGTGCGCTAGCAATGGAGTACTCCCAGGGTACAGAAGCTCAAACAGGCGGTTTAATTGGACCTGTAGAAATTAACGCTCCCCATCCTAAAATTGCTCAGATACTTGCTACTTGTCAACCAGGACAGCTAATTCCTCCAGCTCGCGTGGGTGAGTGGATTGTCATCGTCAGACTAGAAAATTATCTTTCGGCAAAGCTCGATTCTCCCATGCGACAAAGGATGCTAGACGAACTATTTAATCAATGGATCAATGAGGTAACCAAACAAAAAGTATCTTTCTTATCTAGTCCAGTCACTTCTTGAGGCGTACTTAACCTATGACCAATACAAACACCAATACTACCAAAATTGTCGAACAATTTCTCTCTTTAGTTCCGCAATTTAACCGACTTTCACCTGAAGCTATTTCTAGCATTGCTCCAAAACTCAAACCGCTACGGTTTGGAGTGGGTAAGGTAATGATCATGCGGGAAAAAATGCAGGGACAAGTAGCTATTATCTCAGAAGGAGAAGTAAGGCTACTTGGTTATGACCCCCGCACTAAAATGCCTACTACTTTAGATAAGCTCAAACCAGGACAGATGATTGGTTGGGTTAATTTAGCCAGAAGCTTGCCGTGCGAAACAGCAATGGCTAGTACTGAAGTTGTGTGTCTGGCTTTAGACAACGAGTATTTTTTGAGCCTTATTGAGCGATATCCCCAGCTAGCAGAAGAATACAAATATAAACCTGCTAAGGTAGAAATTTTTGATTTACTGGGTATTCAGCTAGAACAACAGGCTCAAGGAGATTGGGATCTAGCCGAATATGCGGAGAAGATGACGGAAGTTGCTCAGGTGTATTATTTACCTCCTGGGGAACACGAGCTTAATTCTGGACTGGGACAGCCTTTAAAAGATCCTGATTTAATTTGGTTGGTGAGTGGCGGTGGAGCGATCAAAGAATACCCTGTTGGTAGTCGCCTGGAATTAAGCAATGATCGTCAAACTATTGGTGTTAGTGGTAGCCAACCAGCCCGTCTTATTTCAATTCCCAAAGAATATTGGTTCGATGGAGAAAATGAAACATCAGTATTTGACGAAACCTTTGGCAAGACTTTAGATGGTTTTGCAATTGTACCTCGTCTAGACTTAGATGATACGAACTTTGACGAAGCTGAAGGATTAGGAGAAGGATACACTTTTCAAGAGGAGGAAGAGGTCGTTAACTCAGGGACAAAAGAATATCCTTTTGTTGCTGCTAAAACTACCTTAGAAATAGGTGTTGCCTGTTTCCAAATGTTAAGTAAATATTTTGGAATGCCTTTTCGCAAAGAGGTAATCAAGCGTGTTTTAAAAGAACAGCTAGACAGAACACCAAATTTATCATTGCCTTTATGCGGTGCGGTTTCTGAGTTAATGGGACTCAATCCGCAGTTAATTAATATTCCTGCCCAGGCAATTACTCGTCTAGAAGGACCGAGTTTGGTAGTTTGGCAAGATAGCCTGGCAATAATCTATGAGCATAGCGAAACTGAATTAGTAATTGCCGTTCCTGAACTAGGTTTACGTCGTTATAAGCCTGAAGACTTTATCGCCACTTGGGGCGAAGGCGGAGAAGTTTTATTACTGAAAAAAACCAAGGAAACTCCCCAAGAAAGATTTGGGATCAATTGGTTTTTACCAGCTTTACAGAAATATAAGCGAGTTTTGATTGAAGTATTTATTGCTTCATTCTTTGTGCAGTTATTTCAACTAGCCAACCCTCTAATGATTCAGGTCATTATAGATAAGGTAATTAGTCAAAATAGTCCTAGTACATTAGGTTATCTAATTTTCTTCTTAGTTGTAATTAATATTTTTGAAGCACTGCTGACTACTTTGCGAACATATCTGTTTGTAGATACAACTAATCGGATCGATTTAACCCTGGGTTCGGAGATTATCGATCATTTACTGAGACTGCCCTTACGTTATTTTGAACGGCGACCAGTAGGAGAAATTTCGACTCGCGTTAACGAGCTAGAGAAAATTCGTCAGTTTTTGACAGGGACGGCCTTAACGGTAGTTTTAGACTGTATCTTCTCGGTAATCTATGTAGTGGTAATGTTCCTCTACAGTCCTTTGCTAACGGCGGTTACTTTATCAATTATCCCTGTTTTTATAGCTCTTACTTTAATATTCTCGCCCACAATTCGCCAACAGTTGAGAACTAAAGCTGAACGTAATGCGGAAACTCAGTCTTACTTAGTGGAGATCTTAACAGGAATTCAAACTGTTAAGGCACAAAATATTGAATTGCGATCGCGCTGGAAATGGCAAGAGAGATACGCTCGCTATATCTCGACTGGGTTTAAAACTGTAGTAACCTCCACCCTAGCTAAATCTGCCAGTGATTTTCTCAACAAGCTTTCTCGTGTGGTCATTATTGGCTTGGGTGCTTATTTGGTCTTGGATGGTAAGCTTACTCTGGGTCAATTAATCGCCTTTAGAATCATTGGTGGTTACGTAACTTCTCCTGTGTTACGTTTGGCGACTCTTTGGCAGAACTTCCAAGAAACGGCTTTATCTTTAGAACGTTTAGCTGATATTGTTGATAATCCTGAAGAAGGAGAAGCCGATCGCAACAACATTCCGATGCCTGCTATTAAGGGTAAAGTTAAATACGACGACCTTTCCTTCCGCTTTAAAAATACTGGTCCGCTTCAGCTTAAAAACGTGACTACAGAGTTTGAAGCTGGGACATTTGTGGCGATCGTCGGCGAGAGTGGTGCAGGCAAAAGTACCATGACTAAACTGCTATCTAGACTTTATGAGCCAGAAGGGGGAAGAATTTTAATTGACGGTTATGATATCAACCGCGTGGAGTTGTATTCTATTCGGCGTCAAATTGGTGTTGTTCCTCAAGAAACGCTTTTATTTGAAGGCACAATCTTGGATAATATTGCCTTGACCAACCCTGATGCTACTACCGAAGAAATAATCGCTGCTGCTCAAATTGCTGCTGCCCATGACTTTATTATGACTTTATCTAATGGTTATAACACTAGGGTAGGGGAGCGGGGTTCATCCCTATCTGGGGGACAAAGACAAAGAATTGCGATCGCTCGTACGATTTTGCAAGCCCCCGCCATGATGGTCTTAGATGAAGCAACTAGTGCCTTGGATTTTTCTACAGAACAAGAAGTCTCTCGTAATTTAAAAGAGGCTCTTAAAGGACGCACTGTATTCTTTATTACTCACCGTTTAGGCACAATCAAAAATGCTGACACGATTGTGATGATGGATGCAGGTTCAATTGTCGAGCGAGGTACTCACGAAGAACTCATGGCGTTAAAAGGGCGTTATTGCTATCTTTATCAGCAGCAAGAATCTTCGGTATAGTTTTTAGGTTGGCTTACTTACTGAACTGATGTTACGCAAAATATTAGAAACTCATGGTTTAGAACGAACTACTATATAAATAGTTAGACAGCAGCTTTGAGAATGGCTTGGCAAAAATTTACACGAACACGAAGAGTTGACCGCGAGACACCGATGATTACGCTGAACAAGTCGCACTTCTATTACAATGCAGTTGCTGCTCGTATGTTAGAGTTTAAAGACGGAAAACGTGTCGTATATCATATTGACGAGGCGAATCGTAAAATCGGGTTTGAGTTCATTACCGAGGACGCTGACTACAGTTACTCGGTCTTCGCCAAGGCAAATAGTGCTGGCTTTAGAAGCACATCCCAGGATGTGGTGGCTACCTATTGCTGGGCAAAAGCGGTTGCATTACTTCAGGATTCTTCAGATCGTCGATTCCGTTTACGCCCTGATGCCAACTTGTGGGTTGCCCAACTCTGTCCCGCATTTGAAACAAAAGTGTTGCGTTCTGGCATCTCCTCAATTGCAACAGACGCGACGGGAATATATCGTTATTTGAATTCTGGGATTATCGTTTACATTGGCAAAGGCAAAATTCGGTCGCGCTTAAACGAATCGGGTCGTGACAGATGGCAGTTTGACACAATCGAGTACTCCCTCGTGCCAGATGAAAATCAGCAATACGAATGGGAGTCCTACTGGATTGACCGATTTAAAGAGGCAAACAATGATGTGCTGCCCTCTTACAATGTGATCGCTGGGCGAGCCGTCTCATAATCCGTTAAGGTTAACCTAAGCTTTCTTAAGATTCTGAATGACTAACTGAATACCCAACAAAAACAATCCTACGGCGACTAATCCAAAGATCCCAGTTGCCATTGCCACAGTTCCCATTACCAGGGTTCTAACCGCAGCCGTGATATTGATAACTAAAGGATTTGTCCCAGTAATTGTCTTGTTAGCATAAGTTTGGACAATGGAATTGAACAATAGATAAACAGCAAAAGTAAAACCTCCCGAAACAATTGAGGATAAAAAACATTTGAGGGGAGTTACATTATCTTCTTTTTCTTCTAGATGGGAATCGGAGTTGGGAACAGGTTTAATTGGAGTAGTTTCCTTCATAGTTATCGTTGATGTCTAATCTGAATAGTCAACTTTTATAGTCTGACATGGTAAAGATAAGCTTCTTATTTGTATTTTTTATCGATCCCGCCTCTGATTCAGATCAACCAGATTGCATTGAGGCAAATTAAATTGAAGCTATAGGCAATTCTGACCAACGCCCGACGGCTTTCCCGATTACGCTCAATTCTTCCATTAAATCTCGAAAACCTTCAAAAGTCTGAGATTGAGGTCCATCTGAAAGGGCTTTGGCTGGGTTAGGGTGAACTTCGATCATCAAAGAATCTGCTCCTGCGGCGATCGCCGCTTTTGCCATGGGTGGAACATATTTAGCAATACCAGTACCATGACTAGGATCGATCGCAATGGGTAAATGAGTCAGAGAGCGTAAGACAGGCACTACCGCCAAATCCAAAGTGTTACGGGCATATTTACGCTCAAAGGTACGAATCCCCCGCTCACATAAAATCACGTTAGAATTACCCGCAGCCAAAATATACTCTGCTGCCATCAACCACTCATCAATAGTTGCTGACATACCCCGCTTTAAAAATACAGGCTTGTCTTGTGCGCCAACTTTCTTTAACAGAGGAAAATTCTGCATATTTCTCGCCCCAACCTGGACAATATCGGCAACCTCTGCCACTTTATCAAGATCGGCAGTGTCCATAACCTCGGTAATAATTCCCAAACCACTAGCGTCTCTAGCAGCAGCTAACAAGTCTAAAGCACTTTCTCCATGACCTTGGAAAGAATAGGGAGAAGTACGGGGTTTGTAAGCACCACCACGCAAAAAACTAGCACCAGCAGCTTTAACCGCCTTAGCTGTTTCAATAATCATGGTTTCATTTTCTACTGAACAAGGTCCTGCAATGATTACTACAGGATGATTACGTCCAAAAGTAACTTTTCCACTAGGAGTAGGCACAACAACATTGCTATGTTCTCCGTTACGAAATTCTAAGCTGGTGCGTTTATAAGGCTTTTCTACCCTAAGAACGTTCTCAATCCAGGGGCTAATTTCTTTGATCTGTAAAGGGTCAAGAGAAGCTGTATCACCCACTAAACCCATGACGATCTTATGTTTACCAACAATCTTTTCTGGTGTTAGTCCCCACTCCTGTAATTCCAACTCTATTCTCTTAATTTCTGCTTCTGGAGAACCGACTTTCATTACTACAATCACGACCAACAACCCCAATTCATTAAATAAATTATCTATAATTCATGGTAGTAAATTTTCTTACAAAAGGGAAAAGAGCGATCGCAATTATTATTTTTAGTGTGTTTGATATATTAACCACCTAAATAGACAAAAACTGAAGAGTCTGAGCAAAATCAGATTCATATTGTTCTAGATTGAAAAAGATACGGCGTAAATAATCAAATTCGCCACGAAAAATACCTGTTTGTTTGCGTCCATGCTTTTTTTAAAATTGGTTTTTGCTTGCATGGCTTAAGTTTTAGCCTTGCATCTTCTTAAGTTTTTTATTTGATAGCTAATTGTTTAGCATACACATAACTGAAGAGCCATAAGTAATAAGTTTAATTTGGTTTAATTATTTTTTTTATTTGTTGTTGATAATTATGAGGAATTGACGACTTAAGTAGTAAATATAAGCCATAGAAGGGTGAAATAATGCCTTTTCGCCATGCTTGAAAAATTAGGTTGGTTGCGATAGATTGATTGGCTGGTTCTTTAATCATTTTTGGTACAATTTCTTTGAGTAAAAAGCCTTGATAAGCATCATCAGAAATGTGCTGACGATATTGCTGAATCCAATCAAGAGAAGCTTGATAGTTAACTTGGCAAGAAATGCGATCGCATCTTTGCTCATTATGCCAAATTACTAAAACTTGGGGTACAAAAATAAATTTTGCTCCTTGTTTTTCCAACCTAATTACAAAGTCTAAATCTTGATGTTTAATTAATCCAGTCTGAAATAAAGTTCGGCTAGCTAAAATACGAGAAACTAATAAGGTACTAGTTAACATTTCCCCTCCAGATAGCCAAAAGTATTCGGGTGTTGTTTCTTGTTCTTGTTTACTCTTGGCAGGCAAGATTGATCGCTGATAAAATATCTGAGAGCTTTTTTGAAACTGAGTATAACAAACCAAATTATCCTGGCATTTATGTTGAGAAATAATAGCTAATTGATGTTGCAATTTATCTGGTAGCCATACATCATCCGAATCAAGAAAAGCAATAAATTTTCCTTGAGCATTTTTAATACCTGTATTTCTGGCTTCTGAACCACCAAGATTAATCTGATGACAGATATAGATAATCCTGGTATCGTTTATTTGTTGAATAATTTGAGATGTATCATCAGTAGAGGCATCGTCAACTATGATAATTTCTATCTTTTGATAAGACTGCTTGATAGCTGAACTTATTGACCTATGAATTACGTTAGCACGGTTGTAGGTTGGTATAATGACGCTAACTAAAGGCTTTTCAACTTTCTTCATTACTTTCCTATCCCATGATGATGCAACAGCGATCATTCTTGAGAGTGAAATTTAGGGTAGAGCATCGCTTTAACAGGAGATTTCTCGATTAGGTGCTTTTTGATGAGGATGGGTACTTCATCAGGATGAACTTGAGAATACCAGGTTTGGTCTGATTCTACAAAAACCATAGGACCATTACCACATTGCCCTAAACAGCCGACGGAAATTAGCTCAAAGTCTGCTGGTAAGTCTTGTTTAAAATTAGCAAATACTCGCTCAGAATTATATTTACGACAGCTACGCCCCCGACAAACTAAAATCTTCGATTTTGAGCAAGGTGACGGTGACTTATTAGGAAATTGCATATTGTTTATTGATGGAGATAAATCTGATTCCATAACTACGGAGTATTTTTAGATGAAAAATTTCAGATGGGAAGATTCTTGCCTAAAGTTAGACATAGCCTGACATTTTAATTTTTGCTAGTTTAGTAGTAGTTATTCATAAAAGTTAAAATTTTGATACTGATGAAGTATTTATTTAAATTTTTGCTGCTAAGTATTAACTTTTAGCATTTCTCCAGATATACCCCTAGAGGGGATATTAGATATAATTATTGATAGAGTCTGAATTTAAAGTTATTCCCGCAAAATACAGCAAAAACCTGCTTTAAATTCAATTTACAACTTAACCTAAATTATTGAGGAAACCGCCAGTGGTTACAATTTCACATCAATCTACCGTTGATGAACATCACCATCATCATGAATCAGAAACCAATCAAAGAGATCGCGTAGCCGTATTGTTAATGGGTTACGGCGAAGTTGAAAGCTACAAAGACTTTGCCAACTATAACGAACAGGCTCTTAATCTTTTGACAGCTAAGTTTGCTCCTGTACCTACCTGGATTTATCCTGCGATCGCTAAATTACTAGCGATTTTTGACCTACACGAATGGAGTCATCAACATAATAATTTTATTTCTCCCCACAACGCTATCTTTGAAGAGCAAAGAGCAGGAATTGAAAAAGAATTGCAAGCAACCTGGGGAGACAAGGTTAAAGTCTTCAAGGCATTTAACTTTTGCGCTCCTCATTTACCCGAACAAGTGTTGGCTGAGATAAAAGAGCAAGGATTCGACAAAATCCTCATTTATCCCTTGCTAGTAGTCGATTCTATCTTTACTAGTGGTATTGCGGTAGAGCAAGTCAACAAAGCTTTAGCCAACCAAGCCGAGGGAGAATCCCATTGGTTAAAGAATTCTCGCTATATTCCTTCTTTCTTCAACAAGCCAGACTATGTTAACCTGCTGGCGCAAATGGTAGAAGAAAAAATTGAGGCGGAATTAGCTCAAGGACATTTAGCTTCTCAAATTGGCATCATTTTGATGAATCATGGTTGTCCCCATAAAGCCAAAGGATTTACATCGGGAATTTACGAAAGCCAAGCTTTATATGAGTTAGTTCGAGAAAGGCTAATTGATAAATATCCTCTAATTTCTGTTGGCTGGCTCAACCACGACACCCCATTAATTGAGTGGACACAGCCTAATGTTAAATTGGCGGCACAGAATCTACTAGAATTGGGAGCAACATCAATAGTTATGATGCCCATTGGCTTTGCCACCGAAAACCATGAAACATTACTAGACGTAGATCATATTATTCACAATCTACAGCACAAGCATTCAGATGTAACCTTCATTCGGATGCCCTGCGTCAATGATCGCCCTGAATTTATGCAGATGGCAGCAGAGTGGGCAAATCCGCAAATTGAGGCTTTGCTTGAAGAATCTGGTATGACGGTTAATCCTCAGTTAGCTAAAACCCAGGCTGCTCATTCTCATCATCATCATCATTAATTTAGAGTAGGGTGGGCATGATTTTGAATCTATAGAGTGCAATTAATAATTTCTCTAATGCCCACCATTATTAAATATTGGCGATTATTATTATTATTTGGTGATGCGGTGGGCAATAACCAATTCTCAAAACGCTAATTTGTTTGTATTATTTTTTGCCCACACCCTATAGAGATTAATTCAAAGATGGGCATTCTATGGCTAAAATAATCACCGCTAAACGCAACCATAATGCCTAACTATCGAAGAGTGCATATTCCAGGTGGCACATATTTTCTCACCATAGTTACCTATTGTCGTCGTCCATTATTTGAGAATTTTAGTAATATCAATCTTTTACGTAGTGCGATCGCCAAGGTTAAAACTAAGCTACCTTTTCAAATTACTGCTGCGGTGGTCTTACCAGATCATCTACATTTTCTTTGGCAATTACCCCTCAATGATTATAATTATTCTCAAAGAATATCCAGGTTGAAAGTATTATTCACCCGTGCTTACAAAGCCAAAAATCCAGCAAATCTCGAAATCTCCCCATCTCGTTATAAACATCGAGAAAGTGATGTCTGGCAAAGAAGATTTTGGGAACATTCAATTAGGGATGAAGCCGATCTGCAAAAGCATTTAGATTATATTCATTACAATCCCGTTAAACATGGATTGGTTTCTTGTCCTCATTTATGGTCATATTCTAGTTTTTCTCATTGGGTAGACAAAGGAAAATACACATTAAATTGGGGTTATACGTGCGGACAAAAAATTAACAAAACGTAGGGTGGGCATGACGAAATATATGAAGCGTGACGATTAATTGGTCAATGCCCACCATAATCGATATTTAATATTGATGATGGTTTGATTTGGTAAGCAACGAGCTATTCTTGAAACGATAATTTTCTCTAGTTATTTTTTGCCCACCCTACGTGAGCGATCGCTCACTAAAAAAGTAACGTTTGTTAACGAAGTTGTTAAGCAGTATTTCAACTTTAGACAAATAAAGCGCTCGGCTGAAAATAAGGCAATACAGCATGATAATATCCATTTCAGGATAAATAGGGAGAAGCTCCTAATTGAGTCACGTTTGTCCTCAGCTTCAAAAAAGATTTTATAGACATTCAGGAGAAAAACTTTGGGATTAAGAGTAGCTGTTGTCGGTTCTGGACCCGCAGGTTCATCAGCCGCAGAAGTTTTAGCCAAAGCAGGTATTGAAACTTATTTATTTGAGCGTAAGCTAGATAACGCCAAACCTTGTGGTGGTGCAATTCCTCTTTGCATGGTTGAGGAGTTTGATTTGCCCCAAAAGATTATTGATCGGCAGGTCAAGAAAATGAAGATGATTTCTCCTTCCAATCGAGAAGTTAATATCGGCTCAACTCTTAAAAATGGCGAATATATCGGTATGTGCCGCCGAGAAGTTTTAGATGGCTTCTTACGTAATCGTGCTGCTCAGTTAGGTGCAAACCTAATCAACGGTACTGTATATCAGCTAGACATTCCCGATAGCGATAAAGATCCCTACACGCTTCATTATGCCGATCATTCGACTGGTGCTGTTAAAGGGGTAATGAAAACCCTCAAGGTAGATTTAGTAATTGGTGCTGATGGTGCTAACTCTAGAATTGCTAAAGCTATAGATGCTGGTGATTACAACTATGCGATCGCTTTCCAAGAGCGTATCCGTC
This DNA window, taken from Pleurocapsa sp. FMAR1, encodes the following:
- a CDS encoding peptidylprolyl isomerase, which translates into the protein MSVVLEVDNQVYSAEDLVPLLSQYQMLPKLAQEILIDRLIAEVECTEEENTSTLNQFCQQNQLTSDEQVEDWLNKQGMSREQLQKLITKRLRLEKFKQVNCNDQVDAHFIKRKSQLDRVVYSLIRVERPEIAQELYFRIKDDENTFSALAMEYSQGTEAQTGGLIGPVEINAPHPKIAQILATCQPGQLIPPARVGEWIVIVRLENYLSAKLDSPMRQRMLDELFNQWINEVTKQKVSFLSSPVTS
- a CDS encoding peptidase domain-containing ABC transporter, giving the protein MTNTNTNTTKIVEQFLSLVPQFNRLSPEAISSIAPKLKPLRFGVGKVMIMREKMQGQVAIISEGEVRLLGYDPRTKMPTTLDKLKPGQMIGWVNLARSLPCETAMASTEVVCLALDNEYFLSLIERYPQLAEEYKYKPAKVEIFDLLGIQLEQQAQGDWDLAEYAEKMTEVAQVYYLPPGEHELNSGLGQPLKDPDLIWLVSGGGAIKEYPVGSRLELSNDRQTIGVSGSQPARLISIPKEYWFDGENETSVFDETFGKTLDGFAIVPRLDLDDTNFDEAEGLGEGYTFQEEEEVVNSGTKEYPFVAAKTTLEIGVACFQMLSKYFGMPFRKEVIKRVLKEQLDRTPNLSLPLCGAVSELMGLNPQLINIPAQAITRLEGPSLVVWQDSLAIIYEHSETELVIAVPELGLRRYKPEDFIATWGEGGEVLLLKKTKETPQERFGINWFLPALQKYKRVLIEVFIASFFVQLFQLANPLMIQVIIDKVISQNSPSTLGYLIFFLVVINIFEALLTTLRTYLFVDTTNRIDLTLGSEIIDHLLRLPLRYFERRPVGEISTRVNELEKIRQFLTGTALTVVLDCIFSVIYVVVMFLYSPLLTAVTLSIIPVFIALTLIFSPTIRQQLRTKAERNAETQSYLVEILTGIQTVKAQNIELRSRWKWQERYARYISTGFKTVVTSTLAKSASDFLNKLSRVVIIGLGAYLVLDGKLTLGQLIAFRIIGGYVTSPVLRLATLWQNFQETALSLERLADIVDNPEEGEADRNNIPMPAIKGKVKYDDLSFRFKNTGPLQLKNVTTEFEAGTFVAIVGESGAGKSTMTKLLSRLYEPEGGRILIDGYDINRVELYSIRRQIGVVPQETLLFEGTILDNIALTNPDATTEEIIAAAQIAAAHDFIMTLSNGYNTRVGERGSSLSGGQRQRIAIARTILQAPAMMVLDEATSALDFSTEQEVSRNLKEALKGRTVFFITHRLGTIKNADTIVMMDAGSIVERGTHEELMALKGRYCYLYQQQESSV
- a CDS encoding DUF3082 domain-containing protein, coding for MKETTPIKPVPNSDSHLEEKEDNVTPLKCFLSSIVSGGFTFAVYLLFNSIVQTYANKTITGTNPLVINITAAVRTLVMGTVAMATGIFGLVAVGLFLLGIQLVIQNLKKA
- the aroF gene encoding 3-deoxy-7-phosphoheptulonate synthase, whose amino-acid sequence is MIVVMKVGSPEAEIKRIELELQEWGLTPEKIVGKHKIVMGLVGDTASLDPLQIKEISPWIENVLRVEKPYKRTSLEFRNGEHSNVVVPTPSGKVTFGRNHPVVIIAGPCSVENETMIIETAKAVKAAGASFLRGGAYKPRTSPYSFQGHGESALDLLAAARDASGLGIITEVMDTADLDKVAEVADIVQVGARNMQNFPLLKKVGAQDKPVFLKRGMSATIDEWLMAAEYILAAGNSNVILCERGIRTFERKYARNTLDLAVVPVLRSLTHLPIAIDPSHGTGIAKYVPPMAKAAIAAGADSLMIEVHPNPAKALSDGPQSQTFEGFRDLMEELSVIGKAVGRWSELPIASI
- a CDS encoding glycosyltransferase family 2 protein; translation: MKKVEKPLVSVIIPTYNRANVIHRSISSAIKQSYQKIEIIIVDDASTDDTSQIIQQINDTRIIYICHQINLGGSEARNTGIKNAQGKFIAFLDSDDVWLPDKLQHQLAIISQHKCQDNLVCYTQFQKSSQIFYQRSILPAKSKQEQETTPEYFWLSGGEMLTSTLLVSRILASRTLFQTGLIKHQDLDFVIRLEKQGAKFIFVPQVLVIWHNEQRCDRISCQVNYQASLDWIQQYRQHISDDAYQGFLLKEIVPKMIKEPANQSIATNLIFQAWRKGIISPFYGLYLLLKSSIPHNYQQQIKKIIKPN
- a CDS encoding (2Fe-2S) ferredoxin domain-containing protein, with product MQFPNKSPSPCSKSKILVCRGRSCRKYNSERVFANFKQDLPADFELISVGCLGQCGNGPMVFVESDQTWYSQVHPDEVPILIKKHLIEKSPVKAMLYPKFHSQE
- a CDS encoding ferrochelatase: MSHQSTVDEHHHHHESETNQRDRVAVLLMGYGEVESYKDFANYNEQALNLLTAKFAPVPTWIYPAIAKLLAIFDLHEWSHQHNNFISPHNAIFEEQRAGIEKELQATWGDKVKVFKAFNFCAPHLPEQVLAEIKEQGFDKILIYPLLVVDSIFTSGIAVEQVNKALANQAEGESHWLKNSRYIPSFFNKPDYVNLLAQMVEEKIEAELAQGHLASQIGIILMNHGCPHKAKGFTSGIYESQALYELVRERLIDKYPLISVGWLNHDTPLIEWTQPNVKLAAQNLLELGATSIVMMPIGFATENHETLLDVDHIIHNLQHKHSDVTFIRMPCVNDRPEFMQMAAEWANPQIEALLEESGMTVNPQLAKTQAAHSHHHHH
- a CDS encoding REP-associated tyrosine transposase → MPNYRRVHIPGGTYFLTIVTYCRRPLFENFSNINLLRSAIAKVKTKLPFQITAAVVLPDHLHFLWQLPLNDYNYSQRISRLKVLFTRAYKAKNPANLEISPSRYKHRESDVWQRRFWEHSIRDEADLQKHLDYIHYNPVKHGLVSCPHLWSYSSFSHWVDKGKYTLNWGYTCGQKINKT